The following coding sequences lie in one Pontibacter sp. G13 genomic window:
- a CDS encoding LytTR family DNA-binding domain-containing protein — MILKAIAIDDEPLGLEIIERFAGKVPNVELLKTFQNPLEAAAYLQENAVDLMFLDIQMPDLSGLQFLKTLSEPPMVVFTTAYSEYAVDSYELNAVDYLLKPILFDRFVKAVNKAQSQLKAEDALKNQELAGEDESQEYLFIKSDTRFFKVNYEDIRYIEGMRDYIAVHTPTQKILTLMSMTNMLKKLPVKSFMRVHKSYIVGLDHISLIQHNRIYIGDKEIPISNSYKEAFLKFVEGMGR; from the coding sequence ATGATCCTCAAAGCCATTGCCATTGACGACGAACCCTTGGGCTTGGAAATCATCGAACGATTTGCTGGAAAAGTGCCCAATGTGGAGTTGTTGAAGACTTTCCAGAATCCCCTTGAGGCGGCAGCCTACCTTCAGGAAAATGCAGTGGATCTGATGTTCCTAGATATTCAGATGCCAGATCTCTCGGGGCTACAGTTCCTCAAAACCCTTTCCGAGCCTCCTATGGTGGTTTTTACGACGGCCTACTCGGAATATGCAGTGGATAGCTATGAGCTAAATGCAGTCGACTATCTGCTCAAACCCATTTTGTTCGATAGGTTTGTCAAGGCCGTCAACAAAGCTCAGAGCCAATTGAAGGCTGAGGATGCCCTCAAAAACCAGGAACTTGCTGGAGAGGATGAATCTCAGGAGTATCTGTTTATCAAATCGGATACCCGATTTTTCAAGGTCAACTATGAAGATATTCGGTACATCGAGGGCATGCGGGATTACATCGCCGTCCATACCCCGACCCAGAAGATCTTGACCTTGATGAGCATGACCAATATGCTGAAAAAGCTTCCTGTCAAATCTTTCATGCGGGTACACAAGTCCTACATTGTCGGGCTTGATCACATCTCCCTGATTCAGCACAATCGGATCTATATCGGTGACAAGGAAATTCCGATTAGCAATTCCTACAAAGAAGCCTTTTTGAAGTTTGTAGAAGGAATGGGCCGATAG
- a CDS encoding prolyl oligopeptidase family serine peptidase, with translation MNLRTLTLSLVGGWILGTSTPAFAQNNLMYQTPPKPIADLIDAPTTPWTSLSPDNQVMLLMDNPSLPSIEEVAAPELRLAGLRINPRAFDGSRNAYTTGFTLKQMDGTERKVTGLPEKANMRNIRWSSDGARVAFTHNTGKGLELWVIDVAQASAQKLTEAELNGSMAGTPYTWLSDNETIVYRSKLDDVGAAPEAPTTPEGPTISETGDRKAAVRTYQDLLKNRFDEELFTYYASGQLKKMKIGGTAEPIGEPGIIRGFADSPDGQYLLVTKVEQPFSYLVPYSRFPMTIEIWDMAGNVVKTVANVPSGETIPKGFMAVRTGPRSFSWRADKPATLYWAEAQDEGDPAIETDVRDALFHLEAPFTGEAVKDMDFELRYSGIEWGNDDLALTYQYWWSNRRIVTQKFSPADPAKGTEVIWDRSWEDRYNDPGDFETHENEYGRQVLLTDKKGKYLYLTGTGASPEGNRPFVDQYEIATGETERLWRSEAPYYESPVVIYDLKKMEVITRRESTDEPANYYIRNLKKDELTAITDFPHPYPQMKEVQKELIRYTRKDGVELTGTLYLPPGYDKERDGKLPVLMWAYPEEYKSKDAAGQVSGSPYTFIRINWASPLFWLMRGYAVLDDPGMPIVGEGDAEPNDSFREQLVANAEAAINKLDEMGVGDPARVAVGGHSYGAFMTANLLAHSDLFQCGIARSGAYNRTLTPFGFQSEERTYWEAPEVYYTMSPFSHADKINEPILLIHGEADNNSGTYPMQSERLFNALKGLGGDARLVMLPAESHGYRAYESVMHMLWEMTTFMDKHLGESSVQR, from the coding sequence ATGAATCTACGTACCTTGACCCTCAGCCTCGTAGGCGGATGGATCTTGGGGACCTCGACCCCTGCATTCGCGCAAAACAATCTCATGTATCAAACCCCACCCAAGCCGATCGCGGATCTGATCGACGCTCCGACCACGCCTTGGACTTCCTTGAGTCCGGACAATCAAGTCATGCTCTTGATGGACAATCCGAGCTTGCCTTCCATCGAGGAGGTTGCGGCTCCTGAGCTCAGATTGGCTGGCCTTCGAATCAATCCTCGTGCGTTCGACGGAAGTCGCAATGCCTACACCACCGGATTCACGCTCAAGCAGATGGATGGCACCGAGCGCAAAGTGACTGGATTGCCTGAAAAGGCCAATATGCGGAACATCCGCTGGTCTTCCGATGGAGCTCGCGTGGCGTTTACCCATAATACCGGAAAAGGACTTGAGCTGTGGGTGATTGATGTAGCTCAGGCATCCGCTCAAAAGCTGACAGAGGCAGAGCTGAATGGATCCATGGCTGGAACGCCCTATACATGGTTATCCGACAACGAAACCATCGTTTACAGATCCAAATTGGATGATGTTGGTGCGGCTCCAGAGGCTCCCACCACGCCAGAGGGACCTACCATTTCGGAGACCGGAGACCGCAAAGCTGCCGTGAGAACCTATCAGGATTTGTTGAAGAACCGTTTTGATGAGGAGCTCTTCACCTATTATGCGAGCGGACAGCTCAAAAAAATGAAGATCGGAGGTACTGCCGAGCCTATCGGGGAACCCGGGATCATCCGCGGATTCGCAGATAGTCCCGACGGTCAATATCTGCTTGTCACCAAAGTCGAGCAGCCGTTTTCATACCTCGTACCATACTCTCGTTTTCCGATGACGATTGAGATTTGGGATATGGCGGGGAATGTTGTCAAAACTGTGGCCAATGTGCCTTCCGGAGAGACCATTCCCAAAGGGTTCATGGCTGTACGGACTGGCCCAAGAAGCTTTTCTTGGAGGGCAGACAAACCTGCGACCCTCTATTGGGCTGAAGCGCAAGATGAAGGGGACCCGGCCATAGAGACGGATGTGAGAGATGCCCTTTTCCATTTGGAGGCTCCATTTACCGGTGAAGCTGTCAAGGATATGGACTTTGAGCTACGTTACAGTGGCATCGAGTGGGGAAATGACGATCTGGCACTGACTTATCAGTACTGGTGGAGCAATCGCAGGATCGTTACTCAAAAGTTCTCTCCTGCTGATCCCGCCAAAGGAACAGAGGTCATTTGGGACCGATCTTGGGAGGATCGTTACAACGACCCAGGCGATTTTGAGACGCACGAGAACGAATATGGCCGTCAGGTGCTACTGACAGACAAGAAGGGGAAATATCTGTATTTGACTGGTACAGGTGCCTCACCAGAAGGAAATCGCCCCTTTGTGGACCAATACGAAATCGCTACCGGTGAAACAGAACGTCTTTGGAGATCAGAGGCGCCATACTACGAATCTCCAGTCGTCATCTACGATCTGAAGAAAATGGAGGTCATCACCCGTAGAGAGTCCACTGATGAGCCCGCCAACTACTATATCCGCAATCTCAAGAAGGATGAATTGACGGCCATCACCGACTTCCCGCATCCTTACCCTCAGATGAAGGAAGTGCAGAAGGAACTCATTCGCTATACTCGGAAAGATGGCGTGGAGCTTACTGGGACCCTGTATCTCCCTCCGGGATACGACAAGGAGCGCGATGGTAAATTGCCTGTGTTGATGTGGGCATATCCAGAGGAATACAAAAGCAAGGATGCTGCTGGGCAGGTGAGTGGTTCTCCCTATACCTTCATCCGGATCAACTGGGCCTCCCCGCTCTTCTGGCTGATGCGAGGATACGCCGTGTTGGATGATCCCGGTATGCCTATCGTGGGCGAAGGAGATGCAGAGCCCAATGATAGCTTCCGAGAGCAGTTGGTGGCCAATGCTGAAGCAGCAATCAATAAATTGGATGAAATGGGGGTGGGTGATCCTGCCCGAGTAGCAGTAGGCGGACACTCCTATGGAGCTTTCATGACTGCCAATCTCTTGGCGCATAGTGATCTCTTCCAGTGTGGAATTGCGCGTTCTGGGGCATACAACCGTACGCTGACGCCATTTGGGTTCCAATCTGAAGAGCGTACCTACTGGGAAGCTCCAGAGGTGTACTACACGATGTCTCCCTTCAGCCATGCTGACAAGATCAATGAGCCGATCTTGCTGATTCACGGGGAGGCTGACAACAACTCCGGAACCTATCCGATGCAGAGTGAGCGTCTCTTCAATGCCCTCAAAGGGCTGGGAGGAGATGCCCGACTGGTCATGTTGCCTGCGGAGAGCCATGGATATCGTGCATACGAATCCGTCATGCACATGCTTTGGGAGATGACCACCTTCATGGACAAGCATTTGGGTGAATCTTCCGTTCAGCGATAA
- a CDS encoding NCS2 family permease, giving the protein MLAKFFLFRERNTNFQTESLAGLTTFLTMGYIMFVNPAILSEAGMDKQALIAVTCIISALSTILMGIFGKVPIALAPGMGLNAFFAYTLVIGKGIPWQTALGMVFLAGVAFLLLSLTGAREKFIQSIPKSLVTAIAAGIGFFLLFIGFKNMGLVVAHPATLVQLASFSPESMIGIATLMFTVWLMIANIKGALLIGIVGATLASILLGYTPMPETWISPNVDISPIAFQMDLKDALQWTYIGPIFALFFVDMFDTIGTLVACSLEAKLEKKDGSIERIRPMLLVDAAATTASGLLGTSPTTAFVESTTGITAGGKTGFTSVVTGLLFLLGLVFIPVIGIVPAYATAPSLIIVGVLMISQMKSLPFGDMEEFFPAVITIGTMVFSFQIAAGISMGFLSWGIIKMLRGKFAEIPWIMYIVMALSALNLSI; this is encoded by the coding sequence ATGCTCGCCAAATTCTTTCTCTTCCGAGAGCGGAATACCAACTTCCAGACCGAATCTCTCGCAGGGCTGACCACCTTCCTGACGATGGGGTACATCATGTTTGTCAACCCCGCGATCCTCTCTGAAGCGGGGATGGACAAGCAAGCCCTGATCGCGGTCACCTGTATCATATCAGCCCTTTCGACCATTCTGATGGGGATTTTTGGCAAGGTCCCCATCGCGCTTGCTCCCGGTATGGGCTTGAATGCATTTTTTGCCTATACCCTTGTGATCGGCAAAGGAATCCCTTGGCAAACGGCCCTCGGCATGGTATTTCTGGCGGGTGTGGCATTTCTATTGTTGAGCTTGACAGGCGCCAGAGAAAAATTCATTCAAAGTATCCCTAAAAGTCTCGTTACAGCCATTGCAGCCGGTATCGGCTTCTTCTTGCTGTTCATCGGCTTCAAAAACATGGGACTTGTCGTAGCGCATCCAGCCACCTTGGTTCAATTGGCAAGCTTTTCCCCTGAATCCATGATAGGAATTGCCACCCTCATGTTCACCGTTTGGCTGATGATCGCCAACATTAAGGGAGCATTATTGATCGGAATCGTAGGGGCAACGCTTGCCTCCATCCTTTTGGGATACACCCCTATGCCCGAAACATGGATTTCCCCCAACGTGGACATCTCCCCCATTGCCTTTCAGATGGACCTGAAAGACGCGCTCCAATGGACGTACATCGGGCCTATCTTTGCCCTGTTCTTCGTGGACATGTTTGATACCATCGGGACATTGGTAGCCTGCTCGCTTGAGGCCAAGCTGGAAAAGAAAGATGGTAGCATTGAACGGATCAGGCCGATGCTTCTGGTAGATGCCGCTGCCACCACAGCGAGTGGATTGCTGGGCACTTCCCCGACCACTGCGTTCGTGGAATCGACCACAGGCATCACTGCTGGAGGCAAAACAGGATTCACCTCCGTTGTTACGGGATTGCTTTTTCTGTTGGGGCTGGTATTCATCCCGGTAATCGGGATTGTTCCTGCGTATGCGACTGCTCCAAGCTTGATCATCGTAGGCGTATTGATGATCTCTCAGATGAAGAGCCTGCCGTTTGGGGACATGGAGGAATTTTTCCCTGCGGTGATAACGATTGGCACTATGGTGTTCTCCTTCCAGATTGCTGCGGGAATTTCTATGGGTTTTCTGTCTTGGGGAATCATCAAGATGCTTCGGGGGAAATTCGCGGAGATTCCATGGATCATGTACATAGTCATGGCACTCTCAGCCCTCAATTTGTCTATCTAG
- a CDS encoding peptidylprolyl isomerase, giving the protein MKRILLIMALAVASIGLYSCEESDSSGNAANSTDGIYAKFVTSKGDILCRLEHEKAPLTVANFVALAEGDMPNNERDLGVPYYDGLTFHRVVPNFMIQGGDPQANGMGGPGYAFKDEIHPKLRHNIPGTLSMANAGPATNGSQFFITHVPTPHLDGRHAVFGYVVEGLETVFKIQMTDRIESIEIIRQGDDAENFNALEIFNQLK; this is encoded by the coding sequence ATGAAAAGAATTCTGTTGATCATGGCGCTGGCAGTAGCCAGTATTGGTCTTTATTCCTGCGAGGAAAGCGACTCCTCCGGAAACGCGGCAAACTCCACCGATGGTATCTATGCAAAGTTTGTCACTTCGAAAGGCGACATTCTCTGCCGTCTTGAGCATGAAAAAGCACCGCTGACAGTAGCAAACTTTGTGGCCCTTGCCGAGGGAGATATGCCCAACAACGAACGGGATCTGGGTGTACCCTACTACGATGGGCTCACCTTCCACCGAGTAGTTCCCAACTTCATGATCCAAGGGGGAGATCCTCAAGCCAATGGCATGGGAGGTCCCGGATACGCATTCAAAGATGAGATCCACCCCAAGCTTCGCCACAATATCCCCGGAACCCTATCTATGGCCAATGCAGGCCCTGCCACAAACGGAAGCCAATTCTTCATCACCCACGTACCGACTCCTCATTTGGACGGCCGCCACGCGGTTTTCGGCTACGTCGTAGAAGGACTGGAAACGGTATTTAAAATTCAGATGACCGACAGAATCGAGTCCATCGAAATCATCCGCCAAGGAGACGATGCAGAGAATTTCAACGCCTTGGAGATCTTCAATCAACTGAAATAG
- a CDS encoding histidine kinase: MKNLKFSVFLLILTHLTIWLGVSYLMLPDPLGLGLFNPEYFSSEQSLWFLLYGIVQNAIMVYSYAHIALPRYFQDNSFAYFLLINVAFLVGFSVIESALDLRYMDRVGLSELYGQDWSSFNIWMRTNMVINGGFMLAANFYGFTYSWFKVQRRRRELEQEKLRAELMALKHQINPHFLFNILNGLYGLAFKHDDEETAQGIAQLSHMMRYMLYESNDAKVPLGKEIEYIENYIALQRLRLDPSVEVSFDVSGEVQVAEIAPLLLIPFVENAFKHGVSTVHPSRIQIRLTLSNGELTFEVSNTLQSTRSAEPKHIGGVGLTNVRKRLELIYKDSYVLSIQPTDKTYHTILKITL, from the coding sequence TTGAAAAATCTGAAGTTTTCCGTCTTTCTCCTGATTCTGACCCATCTCACCATCTGGCTTGGGGTCAGTTATCTGATGTTGCCCGATCCGTTGGGTTTGGGTCTATTCAATCCCGAGTATTTCTCTTCCGAACAGTCCTTGTGGTTCCTCCTCTATGGGATCGTGCAGAATGCGATCATGGTCTACTCGTATGCGCATATTGCCCTGCCGCGGTATTTTCAGGACAATTCATTTGCCTATTTTCTCTTGATCAATGTTGCCTTCTTGGTGGGATTCTCGGTGATAGAGAGTGCGTTGGATCTCCGGTACATGGATCGGGTGGGATTATCCGAGTTGTATGGGCAGGATTGGTCGAGTTTCAATATTTGGATGCGGACCAATATGGTCATCAATGGCGGATTCATGTTGGCGGCCAACTTCTATGGGTTCACCTACAGTTGGTTCAAGGTTCAGCGCAGGCGTCGCGAGTTGGAGCAGGAGAAGCTTCGGGCGGAATTGATGGCACTCAAGCATCAGATCAACCCTCATTTCCTGTTCAATATCCTCAACGGCCTCTATGGGCTCGCTTTCAAGCATGATGATGAAGAGACGGCTCAGGGAATTGCCCAGCTCTCCCATATGATGCGGTACATGCTCTATGAATCCAATGACGCCAAGGTACCATTGGGCAAGGAAATTGAATATATTGAGAATTATATCGCCTTGCAGCGGCTGAGGCTTGATCCCTCGGTGGAGGTGTCCTTCGATGTGTCCGGAGAAGTGCAGGTCGCAGAGATTGCTCCTTTGCTGCTGATTCCATTTGTTGAAAATGCATTTAAACATGGCGTGAGCACGGTGCATCCTTCGCGTATCCAAATTCGACTGACGCTTTCGAATGGTGAGCTTACATTCGAAGTGTCCAATACGCTTCAATCCACGCGATCCGCTGAACCTAAGCATATTGGGGGAGTTGGATTGACGAATGTCCGCAAGCGACTGGAACTTATTTACAAGGACTCGTATGTACTGTCCATTCAGCCAACAGACAAAACCTACCACACAATCCTCAAGATTACCTTATGA